A region from the Drosophila ananassae strain 14024-0371.13 chromosome 2L, ASM1763931v2, whole genome shotgun sequence genome encodes:
- the LOC6501026 gene encoding regulating synaptic membrane exocytosis protein 2 isoform X2: MDEMPDLSHLTPHERMQIENVLMRQKQEEEKQNEIMRRKQDEVVTLEMQIRQRSEQQKKAGVELDATCHICLKTKFADGVGHICHYCNIRCCARCGGKVTLRSNKVIWVCILCRKKQELLSKTGQWINKTAGHQDGFIRRIEPDGSSDISQQTIVDPHDQTDKRPKLERTRSAAEKENLPMQRAGSMLRRQYSQQEQPTNRRLSVSDSGMDPMMSPGQQQQMQHHQQQQRSRMQPMNPQQAQQAYGMQQQQQQRTGGNYPEDDPRYYQGELDGLMRQHPHLAHPSQVQQPHQPQSQHQQQTQHHPQQQQQHLMPQQHRQSPQQHAPQQQQQFAGRQQQQHQVQQSYQAQIHQQPHQPMPQHHGQQGMSQMGGYQKPPPLTRNLTISGGHAMDTTSYSQQQQQQQRRALAGSQYASQQQRSFSSSEEEFQHQLMQAQAQASGGMASVVTAGSDYDGNFGGVQGVQTVLSPGDLQIHANNPVNWQTSADNTRLIGHMILRKYYDGEDILGLKVNGGQPLGGGIGGGGGGGGIGGPCGAIVEKVKRGSVADLEGRIRPGDEIIEWNGRSLHNKSADEVYDIIDESRLDAQVELIVSRPIGNSGGSGGSSSNVSPSSACSASASGISGISGGSASSNAPRRSSANFPHSGLASSMAGSAVVSSGGRYLQRKAPAVEAIEIHRDKPSVLITSPGSPDIHTGVPGSGAGGGLRQRGVVAHQTQRLGPSHSSHSHSSSGSGSGSSTSSAHTAPSNLTNLASATGSASGGLHGATTAGHHHHHCHPHSHQHPLQHQGLPAAHLHGHGVGGGVAMGGGSGTTTQPVPIEGRLQLKLGYDQNTLQLIVTLVCATGLSLRQSGAGRNPYAKVFLLPDRSHKSKRRTKTVGTTCEPRWGQTFIYSGLRRCDLNGRLLEVTLWDYVRYGANDFIGEVVIDLAHHILDDEAEWYQLQPHQDTSYLLRDEGSDVDGLILTPTDHLSPPSTMSRLSDSDTTSDCDIDGMTPGASISSMGSSASPPPLLELDLNERRSRRDMSPQGRKRVAGMVARDYRTVSGIGQSYHNQASASGYYRRGGGNGVGSAIGPGGMSLSQRSHSAAPSDSYHSGGGGSGVPSSGVGYGYRSTSPRRGSLSPPDDRYIDYPVLPVHGSPNAPSGYQGPGGASSASAATQQQRFQSRSATATPTGSPKKRQLPQVPQTSRSAMLRDRLGQDFDERLASGGRFGRHRTRQPHHQATYRSTGMGGWERHYTGLSDSDLHSMDTRMRPRHSLSPDKDFMGEFGDSDMESVVSVTSSAFSTQSERPRTSRGLSFPRNWRNLFGARNNFLSGSGGEPITGLRLHHSEPGRANTIEVDDCDYLPAGGAQQLVLLEQLEQLQHLAALAAADSPPISARVGMGIAPHQVLVTDANSGQLVEQFFVEPGTVAEEALMPLEPLDPLDPHAHLHPHSAFYSPHVPTTMTPFDIFPPRRSNGLKPNVQATSAAYPLQPQPQPLPLPLLPSFEQFKRITSPITNLFRSSSPAGGHAHAHAHDHATTSPSSLVGYVRDHLDKSCSHCQNGSQPVVLSTHHTLQLIGACPDPCCLADAHPHPQHQPMGYPYVGEHQPPSSDPAMCGECVDQHFLGGLTGPQLNLGVVPTYHVHTPTPNAHRRARGQMNTPAPPPTQSVLRLSRQLSEDALVAAVPISEAKAQPTSILKKPKLERRRLFHEGQSRSLDYDDLHTKSWGRRRIRYEDEVAPTDDYPYPHPSAYAHSPTSAMSRRYGSETNIRQSYMGANVDASNPLSHSHFLVTDDKIVTITYDSDVGWTRRGVAPSLFRGPHRQRGLTDARHHMSLDLQRTNQQKLYGPAAPYLKRRRNLPHPPSAQNAHNFSPMEGGADQLNAAVAGVDQMGNGGMGSGGGAHNTYSNTATTHNSNHQNSLASSVSNQQSARQKGKEGGSMIGASEQLTKSSSGSGGATSAAAAGHHVVGGTNANNASSSSFANPQPPQQQQQQLHHGSPNNNNKRVLSSTTTTNTPQQSHTDANNLTLDATQQQQQQQQPQLQNQQQQPTPNTCTNLITNTTTTLSTTTPSSNATNAATTTTTTTATTNATTTATNPTTTTTTNNTNEPNATTNTNADADADADADAPLDAIDWDAIDAMLDDDFSEYDKDKNGADEAGGSKSAEGAGAEGEEKVDGSLSDTATDRKKGGAIDQERSPKGGSGMGKKSNSTSQLSATGRKRRMGFGKKGKNSFTVHRSEEVLPGDITRELRSSGGASVGGASGAGGGGLSRGSSSEADAIEQFFGDGAGGERFSPSLRNDGALNEFVDGLGPGQLVGRQVLGAPSLGDIQLSMCHQKGFLEVEVIRARGLQQKASSKMLPAPYVKVYLVSGKRCVDKMKTSTARRTLDPLYQQQLVFKQSYTGCILQVTVWGDYGRIEKKVFMGVAQIMLDDLNLSNIVIGWYKLFGTTSLVSCPTNIGLGSRRSSIASLDSLKL, from the exons ATGGACGAAATGCCGGACCTGTCGCACCTGACGCCTCACGAGCGGATGCAGATCGAGAATGTCCTTATGCGCCagaagcaggaggaggagaagcaGAATGAGATCATGCG ACGCAAACAGGATGAGGTGGTGACGCTGGAAATGCAAATCAGACAACGCTCCGAGCAGCAGAAGAAGGCCGGCGTAGAGCTGGATGCCACCTGTCACATCTGCCTTAAGACCAAATTCGCTGACGGTGTCGGCCACATCTGCCACTACTGCAACATTCGGTGCTGCGCCCGATGCGGCGGCAAAGTAACTCTCCGTAGCAATAAG GTAATCTGGGTGTGCATTCTGTGTCGCAAGAAGCAGGAGCTGCTGTCCAAAACTGGCCAGTGGATAAACAAGACAGCGGGCCACCAGGACGGATTCATCCGACGCATTGAGCCAGATGGCAGTAGT GACATCTCCCAGCAGACCATCGTGGATCCGCACGACCAAACGGACAAGCGGCCCAAGCTGGAACGAACTCGCAGCGCCGCCGAAAAGGAGAATCTGCCCATGCAGCGAGCGGGGAGCATGCTCCGGCGTCAGTACTCGCAGCAGGAGCAGCCCACCAACCGGAGGCTCTCGGTGTCGGATAGCGGAATGGATCCCATGATGAGCCcggggcagcagcagcaaatgcagcaccaccaacagcaacaacgcTCCCGCATGCAACCGATGAATCCTCAGCAGGCGCAGCAGGCATATGGaatgcaacaacagcagcagcaaagaACTGGAGGCAATTATCCTGAAGACGATCCGCGTTATTATCAG GGTGAGCTAGATGGTCTGATGAGGCAGCATCCGCACCTGGCGCATCCCAGCCAGGTGCAACAGCCACACCAGCCGCAGtcgcaacaccaacagcagaCGCAACACCatccacagcagcagcagcaacaccttATGCCACAGCAACATCGCCAATCACCGCAGCAACATGcaccccagcagcagcagcaatttGCGggccggcagcagcagcagcatcaggtGCAGCAATCCTACCAGGCGCAGATACACCAGCAGCCACACCAGCCCATGCCACAACACCACGGGCAGCAAGGCATGTCGCAAATGGGGGGCTACCAGAAGCCTCCTCCCTTGACTCGGAACCTAACAATTTCCGGAGGACATGCCATGGACACCACCTCGtacagccagcagcagcaacagcaacagcgccGGGCTCTGGCAGGGTCCCAGTATGCCTCGCAGCAGCAGAGATCTTTCAGCAGCTCCGAGGAGGAGTTCCAGCATCAGCTGAtgcaggcccaggcccaggctaGTGGAGGTATGGCCAGCGTGGTTACCGCCGGATCTGACTACGACG GTAATTTTGGCGGCGTTCAAGGTGTCCAAACAGTTCTCTCGCCCGGCGATCTACAGATTCATGCAAAT AATCCGGTGAATTGGCAAACATCCGCGGACAATACTCGCCTCATCGGGCATATGATATTGCGTAAATACTATGACGGGGAGGATATATTAGGCTTAAAGGTCAACGGCGGTCAGCCCCTCGGAGGGGGCATCggtggcggaggaggaggaggaggaattggaggTCCATGCGGGGCCATTGTGGAGAAGGTGAAACGCGGATCGGTGGCCGATCTCGAGGGCCGGATTCGACCAG GCGACGAGATAATCGAGTGGAATGGCCGCAGCCTGCACAACAAAAGTGCCGACGAGGTGTACGACATCATCGACGAGAGCCGCCTGGACGCCCAGGTGGAATTGATCGTGAGCCGGCCGATAGGGAACAgcggtggcagtggcggcagtAGCAGCAACGTCAGTCCAAGCAGTGCCTGTTCCGCTTCCGCGTCCGGTATATCCGGCATTTCCGGCGGCTCCGCCAGCAGCAACGCCCCGCGTCGCTCCTCGGCCAACTTTCCGCACAGCGGACTGGCCAGCAGCATGGCCGGAAGTGCGGTGGTCAGCAGTGGCGGCAGATATCTCCAGCGCAAAG CTCCTGCGGTTGAGGCTATCGAAATCCATCGGGATAAGCCAAGTGTGCTGATCACCTCGCCCGGTTCGCCGGACATCCATACCGGTGTTCCAGGATCAGGAGCTGGCGGAGGACTGCGGCAACGTGGCGTCGTCGCGCATCAAACGCAACGCCTGGGACCAAGTCACAGCAGCCATAGCCACAGCAGCAGCGGgagtggcagcggcagcagtacCAGCAGCGCCCACACCGCCCCCTCCAACCTCACCAACCTCGCATCCGCCACCGGCTCCGCCTCGGGCGGTCTGCACGGCGCAACGACGGCGGGCCATCATCACCACCATTGCCATCCGCATTCGCATCAGCACCCGTTACAGCATCAGGGACTGCCCGCCGCCCACCTGCACGGTCACGGGGTGGGCGGGGGCGTGGCCATGGGAGGCGGTTCAGGTACCACCACCCAACCTGTGCCGATTGAAGGTCGGTTGCAGCTGAAGCTTGGCTACGACCAGAACACGTTGCAGCTGATCGTGACCCTGGTCTGCGCCACCGGCCTCTCCCTTCGCCAGAGCGGAGCGGGCCGCAACCCCTACGCAAAA GTGTTCCTTCTGCCCGATCGTAGCCACAAATCGAAGCGGCGAACAAAAACGGTGGGCACCACCTGTGAGCCCCGCTGGGGCCAGACCTTCATTTACTCGGGGCTGAGACGGTGCGACCTCaatggccggctgctggag GTGACGCTGTGGGATTATGTTCGCTACGGGGCAAATGACTTCATCGGCGAGGTGGTAATCGATCTAGCGCACCACATACTGGACGATGAGGCGGAGTGGTACCAGCTGCAGCCTCATCAGGATACCTCCTACCTC TTACGTGACGAGGGCAGCGATGTGGACGGCCTGATACTGACACCGACAGATCATTTATCACCGCCGAGCACCATGTCGCGTTTGAGCGACTCGGACACAACGTCCGACTGTGACATCGATGGAATGACCCCGGGGGCCAGCATCTCGTCGATGGGCAGCTCAGCGAGTCCACCACCCCTGCTTGAG CTCGATCTAAACGAGCGTCGCTCCAGACGCGACATGTCTCCCCAGGGCCGCAAACGCGTGGCCGGGATGGTGGCCCGCGACTACCGCACTGTATCTGGCATCGGACAAAGTTACCACAATCAG GCATCTGCCAGCGGCTACTATCGTCGCGGAGGTGGTAATGGTGTTGGTTCTGCCATCGGTCCCGGTGGCATGAGCCTTAGCCAACGCAGCCACTCAGCGGCACCCAGTGACAGCTACCACAGTGGTGGAGGAGGCAGCGGCGTGCCATCTAGCGGAGTGGGCTACGGATATCGGAGTACCAGTCCGCGGCGCGGATCTCTTTCGCCTCCCGACGATCGCTACATAGACTATCCAGTGCTTCCAGTTCACGGCTCACCCAACGCTCCATCGGGATACCAGGGGCCGGGTGGCGCATCCTCAGCGTCGGCTGCTACGCAGCAGCAGCGGTTCCAGTCGCGATCGGCTACAGCCACGCCCACAGGCTCACCCAAAAAAAGGCAACTGCCGCAG gTGCCCCAGACATCTCGCAGCGCCATGTTGAGAGACCGACTCGGTCAGGACTTCGACGAGCGACTGGCATCGGGCGGCCGCTTTGGGCGGCATCGCACAAGGCAGCCCCACCACCAGGCCACCTACCGCAGCACTGGGATGGGCGGCTGGGAGCGGCACTATACGGGCCTTTCCGACAGCGACTTGCACTCGATGGACACCAGGATGCGACCACGACACTCCCTGTCCCCGGACAAGGACTTCATGGGCGAGTTCGGCGACTCTGACATGGAGTCGGTGGTCAGTGTGACCTCCAGCGCCTTCTCCACGCAGTCGGAGCGTCCGCGAACCTCGCGCGGCCTCAG CTTCCCTCGCAACTGGCGCAATCTCTTTGGCGCCCGCAACAATTTCCTCAGCGGATCCGGAGGGGAGCCAATCACCGGACTGCGGCTGCACCACTCGGAGCCGGGCAGGGCCAACACCATTGAGGTGGATGATTGCGATTACCTGCCCGCCGGCGGAGCCCAGCAACTGGTTCTTCTCGAGCAGCTGGAGCAGCTGCAGCATCTGGCCGCTCTAGCGGCTGCCGACTCGCCGCCAATCTCCGCCAGAGTTGGAATGGGCATTGCCCCGCACCAAGTACTGGTGACGGATGCCAATAGTGGCCAACTGGTGGAGCAGTTCTTCGTGGAGCCAGGCACCGTGGCCGAGGAGGCCCTAATGCCGCTGGAGCCACTGGACCCACTCGATCCCCATGCGCATCTGCATCCACATTCCGCCTTCTACTCGCCCCATGTGCCCACCACCATGACCCCATTCGACATTTTTCCACCAAGACGCTCGAACGGACTGAAACCAAACGTACAAGCCACCTCCGCCGCCTATCCGCTGCAACCGCAACCACaaccgctgccgctgccgctgctacCGAGCTTTGAGCAATTCAAGCGCATTACCTCGCCCATCACCAATCTCTTCCGCAGCTCTTCGCCAGCGGGCGGCCACGCTCACGCCCATGCCCACGACCATGCAACGACTTCACCCAGTTCTCTAGTGGGCTATGTGAGGGATCACCTGGACAAAAGCTGCAGCCACTGCCAGAACGGAAGTCAGCCGGTGGTACTGTCCACGCACCATACCCTGCAGCTAATCGGTGCTTGCCCGGATCCCTGCTGTCTGGCGGACGCGCACCCCCATCCCCAGCACCAGCCCATGGGGTATCCCTACGTTGGCGAACATCAGCCACCGTCCTCTGATCCGGCCATGTGTGGGGAGTGTGTCGATCAGCACTTTCTCGGTGGCTTGACTGGGCCGCAACTGAATCTCGGTGTGGTGCCCACCTATCACGTGCACACACCAACGCCGAACGCTCATCGAAGGGCCAGGGGGCAGATGAACACACCGGCGCCGCCACCGACTCAGTCGGTCTTGCGACTATCTCGGCAGCTAAGCGAAGACGCCTTGGTAGCAGCCGTACCCATTTCGGAGGCGAAAGCCCAACCAACGTCGATTCTCAAGAAACCGAAGCTGGAGCGGCGAAGACTCTTCCATGAGGGGCAGTCGCGATCTCTGGACTACGATGACCTGCACACAAAGAGCTGGGGCAGGCGTCGCATTCGCTACGAGGACGAGGTGGCGCCCACAGATGATTACCCCTATCCGCATCCAAGCGCCTATGCCCACTCGCCTACCTCGGCCATGTCCCGAAGATACGGCTCGGAGACAAACATACGGCAGTCGTACATGGGAGCCAATGTAGATGCCAGCAATCCGTTGAGTCACTCGCACTTCCTGGTCACGGACGACAAGATAGTGACCATAACCTACGACTCTGATGTTGGTTGGACGCGTCGTGGTGTGGCGCCTTCGCTTTTTCGAGGGCCGCACCGCCAACGAGGCCTGACCGATGCCAGGCACCACATGTCCCTAGATCTGCAACGGACCAACCAGCAGAAACTGTACGGGCCGGCGGCTCCGTATTTGAAACGAAGGCGGAACCTGCCACATCCACCTAGTGCCCAAAACGCGCACAACTTTTCGCCAATGGAGGGGGGAGCGGATCAACTGAATGCGGCTGTGGCGGGAGTGGATCAAATGGGCAACGGCGGAATGGGTAGCGGTGGTGGTGCACACAACACATATAGCAATACCGCCACCACACACAATAGCAACCACCAGAATAGCCTAGCGAGTAGTGTTAGCAATCAGCAATCAGCTAGGCAAAAAGGGAAAGAAGGCGGATCGATGATCGGAGCATCGGAGCAGCTGACGAAATCTAGTAGTGGGAGCGGTGGTGCAAcatctgctgccgctgctgggCATCATGTCGTCGGTGGTACTAATGCTAATAATGCTTCTTCTTCCTCTTTTGCAAATCCCCAaccaccacaacaacaacaacaacaactacatcATGGATCAcccaataataacaacaaacgTGTCCTTTCATCAACGACAACAACAAATACACCACAACAATCACACACTGACGCCAATAACCTGACGCTTGACGccacacaacaacaacaacaacaacaacaaccacaacttcaaaaccaacaacaacaaccaacgCCAAATACATGCACAAATCTCATaacaaacacaacaacaacattatCAACAACCACACCATCGTCGAATGCAACGAATGCGGcgacaacgacaacaacaacaactgcaacaacaaatgCTACAACAACTGCCACAAATccaacgacaacaacaacaaccaatAACACTAACGAACCAAACGCAACAACCAACACGAATGCCGACGCGGATGcggatgctgatgctgatgcacCGCTGGACGCAATCGACTGGGATGCAATCGATGCGATGCTGGACGATGACTTCAGCGAGTACGACAAGGACAAGAACGGCGCCGACGAAGCGGGCGGCTCCAAATCAGCAGAAGGAGCTGGTGCCGAAGGCGAAGAGAAAGTCG ATGGAAGCCTCTCGGATACCGCAACGGACAGAAAGAAAGGCGGCGCCATTGACCAGGAGCGGTCGCCCAAGGGCGGCAGCGGCATGGGCAAGAAATCCAACTCCACCTCGCAGCTTTCGGCAACAG GTCGTAAAAGACGTATGGGCTTTGGAAAGAAGGGTAAGAACTCATTCACGGTGCACCGCAGCGAAGAAGTGCTGCCCGGGGATATCACGCGAGAGCTGCGAAGCAGCGGCGGCGCAAGCGTCGGCGGTGCCAGTGGAGCCGGTGGTGGCGGCCTGTCCCGCGGTTCGTCCTCGGAGGCGGACGCCATCGAGCAGTTTTTCGGCGATGGTGCCGGCGGGGAAAG